Proteins encoded in a region of the Mucispirillum schaedleri ASF457 genome:
- a CDS encoding leukotriene A4 hydrolase C-terminal domain-containing protein, translating to MKKILLSIFMIIVTAGCFDKTPTCSDELVTNQVIKLYRDYSIKEITNKEAELKFANLMLGGDKEEINKEFANMINEIKTMKMTIEHIRTISIDKSVNKHSCLGTLKYQLEGESSSEEISYSFQPTDDKKNIWVQIDDIK from the coding sequence ATGAAAAAAATATTATTAAGTATATTTATGATAATAGTTACAGCAGGTTGTTTTGACAAAACACCAACTTGCAGTGATGAACTAGTAACAAATCAAGTCATCAAACTTTATAGAGATTATTCTATAAAAGAAATTACTAACAAAGAAGCAGAACTTAAATTTGCAAACTTAATGTTAGGAGGAGATAAAGAAGAAATTAACAAAGAATTTGCAAATATGATTAATGAAATAAAAACTATGAAAATGACTATAGAACATATTAGGACAATAAGTATTGATAAATCTGTAAATAAGCACAGCTGTCTAGGAACATTAAAATATCAATTAGAAGGTGAAAGCAGCAGTGAAGAAATAAGTTACTCATTTCAGCCTACTGATG
- a CDS encoding restriction endonuclease: MKYYLHRISYEREVSYPLLDNGLLSIGWSDFSNREFIDKTRLESMPYLDKCFQKEWNYKPKNRYCLYRFIAEMDKGDIVIVPKYQSFDVYEILEKAVPVSEINLPDNLHTTNNKEIIFKNNLLYIDDDVVDLGFIIKVKKIAQNIPRNDYADSALTARMKMFQTNADITDLKESINKAVWSFKNNKPINLRSEILYKTKDTVLDTIKTSLNPDKLEYLIKWYCEKTGASSVDIPAKNYEDKKGDVDIIATFENIKLILYIQAKFHEKETDNWAIEQISDYYENISISNDGYSRTAWVITTADKYSKEALEKAAEKNITLITGREFAEMLLDVGFSGMNI; encoded by the coding sequence ATGAAATATTATTTACACAGAATATCTTATGAACGGGAAGTGTCATATCCTTTACTTGATAATGGTTTGTTATCTATTGGGTGGTCTGATTTCAGCAATAGAGAATTTATTGATAAAACAAGATTGGAAAGTATGCCTTATTTGGACAAATGCTTTCAAAAAGAATGGAACTATAAACCTAAAAACAGATATTGCTTATACAGATTTATTGCTGAAATGGATAAAGGGGATATAGTTATCGTTCCTAAATATCAGTCATTTGATGTTTATGAAATTTTAGAAAAAGCAGTTCCAGTTTCTGAAATAAATTTACCAGATAATTTACATACCACTAACAATAAAGAGATAATTTTTAAGAATAATCTGCTTTATATAGATGATGATGTAGTTGATTTAGGTTTTATAATCAAAGTTAAAAAGATAGCGCAAAATATTCCAAGAAATGACTATGCAGATTCCGCATTAACTGCCAGAATGAAAATGTTCCAAACTAATGCGGATATTACAGATTTAAAAGAAAGCATAAATAAAGCTGTTTGGTCATTTAAAAATAACAAGCCTATAAATTTAAGGTCAGAAATATTATATAAAACAAAAGACACTGTGCTTGATACTATAAAAACAAGCTTAAACCCTGATAAACTGGAATACCTTATAAAATGGTATTGTGAAAAAACTGGAGCATCTTCTGTTGATATTCCAGCAAAAAATTATGAAGATAAAAAAGGCGATGTTGATATTATTGCAACATTTGAAAATATAAAATTGATTTTATATATACAAGCCAAATTTCATGAAAAGGAAACAGATAACTGGGCAATAGAGCAGATAAGTGATTATTATGAAAATATATCCATTAGTAATGATGGGTATTCCCGCACAGCATGGGTAATCACAACGGCAGATAAATATAGTAAAGAAGCATTAGAAAAAGCTGCCGAAAAAAATATAACACTTATTACAGGCAGAGAGTTTGCAGAAATGCTTTTAGATGTGGGTTTTAGTGGTATGAATATATAA
- the ilvD gene encoding dihydroxy-acid dehydratase, which yields MRSDIIKKGCQRAPNRALIYGTGVSKNQMDAPFIGICSSFTDLIPGHSGMRILERFAEKGIHTGGGQAFIFSVPGVCDGISMGHSGMRYSLPSRDAIADIIECVVNAHSLDGVLFITNCDKITPGMLMAAARLNVPSIFVTAGPMMSGNYRMKRRDFITDSFEAASKAATGEIDEDEITNMEMTACPGEGACQGLFTANTMACLTEVMGMSMPGCATAMAGMAKKRRIAFDSGVRLVSLVKEDIKPLDIMNEKAFRNAIKADLALGGSTNTTLHLPAIAYEAGINLNLDSFDVLSKETPHITSLLPGGKYFMEDFEFAGGVPAVMKSLENHLEDNITVSGMTVKEICKAAENYDEDIIRPVDNPYHKEGGIAVLRGNIAPGGSVIKQSAVQPDMMIFTGTAKTFNSEEDAMAAIMGGVIKNGDIVVIRYEGPKGGPGMREMLAPTAAIMGLGLTKVALITDGRFSGGTRGPCVGHISPEAAEGGMIALVKDDDKITINIPERRIHLEVSNEELEKRRADFTAPAPKAASGYLAKYAKGVSSAGDGAIFKRDK from the coding sequence ATGAGAAGTGATATTATAAAAAAAGGGTGCCAGCGTGCACCAAACAGAGCATTAATATATGGCACTGGTGTTTCTAAAAACCAAATGGATGCACCATTTATTGGTATATGCTCAAGTTTTACAGACCTTATTCCCGGCCATTCCGGTATGAGAATACTTGAAAGGTTTGCAGAAAAAGGCATTCATACAGGTGGCGGTCAGGCTTTTATATTCAGTGTTCCGGGTGTCTGTGACGGTATATCTATGGGACACTCTGGCATGCGTTACAGCCTGCCAAGCCGTGATGCTATTGCTGATATTATAGAATGTGTTGTAAATGCTCACTCCCTTGATGGTGTGCTTTTTATTACTAACTGCGATAAAATTACTCCGGGAATGCTTATGGCTGCAGCAAGGCTTAATGTGCCATCTATATTTGTAACAGCAGGCCCTATGATGAGTGGCAACTACCGTATGAAAAGGCGTGATTTTATTACTGATTCTTTTGAAGCTGCATCAAAAGCTGCCACTGGTGAAATAGATGAAGATGAAATTACTAATATGGAAATGACAGCATGCCCTGGTGAAGGTGCATGTCAGGGTCTTTTTACTGCTAATACTATGGCATGCTTAACAGAAGTTATGGGTATGAGTATGCCGGGGTGTGCAACAGCTATGGCTGGTATGGCAAAAAAACGCAGGATAGCTTTTGATTCTGGTGTCCGCCTTGTTTCTCTTGTTAAAGAAGATATTAAGCCACTTGATATTATGAATGAAAAAGCATTTAGAAATGCTATTAAAGCAGATTTAGCTCTTGGCGGCTCAACAAATACTACACTTCATCTTCCTGCTATTGCTTACGAAGCAGGAATTAATTTAAATTTAGATTCTTTTGATGTTTTATCAAAAGAAACACCACATATTACAAGTCTTCTACCCGGTGGCAAATATTTTATGGAAGATTTTGAATTTGCAGGCGGTGTCCCTGCTGTTATGAAATCCCTTGAAAACCATTTAGAAGATAATATTACTGTAAGCGGTATGACTGTGAAAGAAATATGCAAAGCAGCAGAAAACTATGATGAAGATATTATCCGTCCAGTAGATAACCCATATCATAAAGAGGGTGGTATTGCAGTGCTTCGTGGAAATATTGCTCCCGGTGGCTCTGTCATTAAACAAAGTGCAGTTCAGCCTGATATGATGATATTTACCGGCACAGCAAAAACATTTAACTCTGAAGAAGATGCAATGGCAGCAATTATGGGCGGTGTTATAAAAAATGGTGATATAGTAGTCATCCGCTATGAAGGTCCAAAAGGCGGACCTGGTATGAGAGAAATGCTTGCTCCAACTGCTGCCATTATGGGTCTTGGTCTTACTAAGGTTGCATTGATTACTGACGGCAGATTTTCTGGCGGCACAAGAGGGCCATGTGTTGGTCATATTTCTCCAGAAGCAGCAGAAGGCGGCATGATTGCTCTTGTAAAAGATGATGATAAAATAACTATTAATATACCAGAAAGACGCATTCATTTAGAAGTAAGTAATGAAGAGCTTGAAAAAAGGCGTGCAGACTTTACTGCACCAGCACCAAAAGCTGCAAGCGGTTACTTAGCAAAATATGCAAAAGGTGTATCAAGTGCCGGTGATGGAGCAATATTTAAAAGAGATAAATAG